The Coregonus clupeaformis isolate EN_2021a chromosome 6, ASM2061545v1, whole genome shotgun sequence genome has a segment encoding these proteins:
- the or95a1 gene encoding odorant receptor 129-1 → MQNLTDLPGNATNSQKSLSVIIKVCVVIPFFCIFLYCIVVMLHTFASHRQFLDNSRYILFAYMLINDTLQLLSSVLLFLFVMGNVKFAIVYCAPLLFFSTSTFQNTPLILAAMSLERYVAIFYPLQRPAAWRADRIWIIILSLWLVSCLLPIVDFSLGETKPGVNVLSTPVLCKTLVLNSSPVQTLFKVSLNGLFFAVVAAIIMFTYMRILLETRKMRQDRASAGKAMHTVLLHGFQLLLCMIAFTHPVTESLISMHAGWLHEHISFFNYFCFILLPRFLSPLIYGLRDESLRGYMRGAVLCCSHRHRISPRAPATKPRVK, encoded by the coding sequence ATGCAGAATCTGACCGACCTTCCAGGCAATGCCACCAACTCACAGAAGAGCCTGTCTGTGATAATCAAGGTGTGTGTGGTGATCCCCTTCTTCTGCATCTTCCTCTACTGCATCGTGGTCATGCTGCACACCTTTGCCTCCCACAGACAGTTCCTGGACAACTCCCGTTACATCCTGTTTGCCTACATGCTGATCAACGAcactctccagctcctctcctctgtcctcctcttcctcttcgtcaTGGGCAATGTGAAGTTCGCCATCGTCTACTGTGCCCCTCTACTCTTCTTCTCCACCTCCACCTTCCAGAACACCCCTCTGATCCTGGCAGCTATGTCCCTGGAGCGCTACGTGGCCATCTTTTACCCTCTGCAGCGCCCGGCCGCCTGGCGCGCTGACCGCATCTGGATCATCATCCTGAGCCTGTGGCTGGTCAGCTGCCTCCTGCCCATCGTGGACTTTTCTCTGGGAGAGACTAAGCCTGGCGTGAACGTCCTCTCCACCCCGGTGCTCTGCAAAACCCTGGTCCTCAACTCATCCCCCGTCCAGACGCTGTTCAAGGTGTCGCTCAACGGTCTGTTCTTCGCTGTGGTGGCGGCCATCATCATGTTCACCTACATGAGGATCCTGCTGGAGACCAGGAAGATGCGTCAGGACCGGGCGTCTGCGGGAAAGGCCATGCACACAGTGCTGCTCCACGGTTTTCAGCTACTGCTGTGCATGATCGCCTTCACCCACCCAGTCACAGAGAGCCTCATCAGTATGCACGCTGGCTGGCTGCACGAGCACATCTCCTTCTTCAACTACTTCTGCTTCATCCTGCTGCCGCGCTTCCTCAGCCCACTCATCTACGGCCTGAGAGATGAGAGCCTGAGGGGCTACATGAGGGGAGCTGTCCTGTGCtgctcacacagacacaggatCAGCCCCAGAGCCCCGGCCACCAAGCCTAGGGTCAAATGA
- the LOC121557537 gene encoding odorant receptor 131-2-like, with protein sequence MFLALTDVLLLMSYSRVPMPGGLCIFLVVIFATPLTLTAMSLERYVAICLPLRHSELSTPVRAMRCILLIQVLSSVKWIIVISILFSAVPLSFYTSPLVCSFEQMIVFSWQGHLNSALCQFYFLVKSVLIAFTYVKIMVAARAASSDSKKSTNKGLRTVILHGFQLLLCLIQLWCPMIESAIMKIHLNLFIQLRYIDYILFILAPRCLSRLVYGLRDKDFVVVMKYYALFGYSKKVFIFNMDKPNPKLRRKTPMHTCKVNAGHV encoded by the coding sequence ATGTTTCTGGCTCTGACTGATGTATTGCTGCTGATGAGCTACTCCAGGGTACCAATGCCAGGTGGGCTATGTATATTTCTGGTTGTGATCTTTGCCACACCGCTGACACTGACAGCCATGAGCCTGGAGCGCTATGTGGCAATCTGCCTGCCCTTGCGCCACAGTGAACTCTCCACCCCAGTGAGGGCCATGCGCTGCATCCTACTCATCCAGGTTCTCAGCTCTGTTAAATGGATCATCGTGATCTCCATCCTCTTCTCGGCTGTACCTCTGAGCTTCTACACCTCTCCTCTAGTCTGCAGTTTTGAGCAGATGATAGTGTTTTCCTGGCAGGGCCACCTCAACTCGGCTCTGTGTCAGTTCTACTTCCTGGTCAAGTCTGTactcatagctttcacctatgTGAAGATCATGGTGGCTGCCAGAGCTGCCTCATCAGACAGTAAGAAGTCCACCAATAAGGGCCTGAGGACAGTTATTCTCCATGGCTTCCAGTTACTCCTTTGTTTGATCCAGTTATGGTGTCCTATGATAGAATCGGCTATAATGAAGATACATTTGAATCTGTTTATTCAGCTTAGGTATATTGACTATATTCTTTTTATTCTTGCCCCTCGATGTCTGAGTCGACTTGTGTATGGATTAAGGGATAAGGATTTTGTGGTGGTTATGAAATATTATGCCCTGTTTGGATATTCTAAAAAAGTATTTATATTTAATATGGACAAGCCTAATCCTAAATTAAGAAGAAAAACTCCCATGCACACCTGTAAGGTAAATGCTGGCCATGTGTAA